The DNA region CGTATGGTGTTGTGCCATAAAGATGATATCGGTGCACCGGAACGTTTACGTGCGTTGATTGCGCGTCATCAGGTGAGCTGCCTGCACTTTGTGCCGGGTATGTTCAATGCTTTTATCACTACTTTATTTGAAGAAGAAGATATTACCGCTGCACTGAGCAGTCTGCGATTAATAGTTACCAGCGGTGAAGCACTATCAGCAGAAACGGTGCGCAGCTGGTATGAGCGCATGACTACACCTGTTCATAACCTGTACGGCCCTACGGAGGCGTCAGTGGATGTGACATACTATGCAACCCGGCCGGGGGATCAGCGCATCCCGATTGGCCGCCCTATCTGGAATACACAACTGTATATACTCGGCGCAGATAATTCCGTACAGCCGATCGGCGTAACCGGTGAGATCTGCATCGGCGGTGACGGGCTTGCCCGTGGCTACCTGAACAAACCGGCACTGACTGCGGAGAAGTTTGTGGCGCATCCTTTTGAAGGAGGCCGGCGTATCTATCGTACCGGTGATATCGGCCGCTGGT from Chitinophaga sp. Cy-1792 includes:
- a CDS encoding amino acid adenylation domain-containing protein, encoding RMVLCHKDDIGAPERLRALIARHQVSCLHFVPGMFNAFITTLFEEEDITAALSSLRLIVTSGEALSAETVRSWYERMTTPVHNLYGPTEASVDVTYYATRPGDQRIPIGRPIWNTQLYILGADNSVQPIGVTGEICIGGDGLARGYLNKPALTAEKFVAHPFEGGRRIYRTGDIGRWLPDGNIEYLGRIDDQVKIRGYRIELGEIATVLHGHPDIDAAVVIAKADQTGTLNLVGYFIGKKPIALAELRQWLGSSLPAYMIPAYFVQLDSFPLNANGKVDRRQLPAPEDFGLSSGTTYIPARNNIEAQLIAIWEQV